The region ATGCGTGGGTAATGATATGATTCTATTTTTATGATTGATTGTGAATTTTTGACCGAAATTAAGAGTTTCAGCTTTTGGGTTTGCGGAAAATCTTTTCATTCTGTGCGATGTTAGATGTTTCATCTGTATTGAACCAACTGAATATGGTTCGAGATGGAAAATAAGAAAAGGTAAGCAATTAGTTGGTTGCCTCGTATTGATCATAGTTGGAAGTTCAAGATCGTATTTTGGATTGTGGGTATGATTAGATGATTTGAATTTGTATTGAATCTATTGAATTAGAAAAGGgtctcctttttttttgttgttgtactTGTGCTAATTCTGGttcttatttacaaaattacaatgATTACAGCAGTGTTATGTTTCAGCTGTGGTAGTACGCATTCATGCTTCATTTGTAATTGTTATGAGTGTTGATGCTTTTCAGTCAAGAGCTTAATCTACTAGAAGAGAAGCAACATAATTTGATTAGTTTACTTTTCTCCTTGAGATATCCTATTTTTGTAATTGGAGCTGGCTGGGGGGGATACATTCTTAAAGGGCATTTAGCCTTCGatattcttgatttttttttctattcatCCCTCAAATAGTTCTTTTTTAAATTTCCAATACAATGTTTTCTGCCTCGGGTTCCCTATCACTTTGTTGTATGCATCTTCCATGTTTCAGTGAtctcttctttctttctctccatcAATATGTATTTGGAAAAAATATCGAGGGTCTGAAATAGTATGTTTTATTGCTTGCAATGTGGTAGGATTGAGTTGATAAGATTCcagaaagatttgcatggtgaTATCTTTTCCTGGCTGTTATATATTTCACCATGCATTTGTGTGCTTTTGTCCCATGTGGTATTTACCATATCTTGAATGATTCAATTGTTTTTCAGCTCTTGGCAGAGGACTCTTCTCTAAAACGCTTCAAATCACATAAGCAAGGAGTACGGCGACTCAAAGTTGTAGGAGATATTCTTACCGTTGTAGTTGTAGCTGGTATGTTTATCCTTTAATAACACCAATTCCCAATACAAGTGTATCTGCTCCTTAGCTCTATAGCTCTTTCTTCTATGGTTTTCTCCTTCTAGCACTTTATTAATGCAGTTGACCAATAAACCTGAAACGTGTCGCTATCAGCTATCCCGATGATTTTTTATGACGCTAGCAATGCTTCTAAATATGAATTAACTTGATCACCTAGTCTTCTAAAACGTTTAACTGGGATTATGACTGACAAGCAAATCCGTAGAAATCCTTGTGTTTCCAGCCTCAAATATTTGATAAGTAGCATTGTTTGGAAAACTTACTCTTAGTTTTACTGTAAAACAGCTCAGTGGAAGTGTTTTGGTATTTATGTATGCAATATAAATATGCTGCAAACCTTTTGTAACGTACTCCATTATCTAAGCAGTCATCAGTTGTATCATGCCATAAGGACTTTTGCTTTCTACTCCATTTGAAATTCTTACTTCGATACGGGGAATCATTTTACTGAGGTTCCGATTGTTAAAGAGAGCTATGCAATAAGGTTTGTCTAGCTTGTTGTCATTTAACAGGGTATCTGACCCCTCTTTTTTTTGTGATGCTTGTGCTCAGGATGCTGCTATGAGATCTATGATAGAGCAGTTAGGCGAGAGGAAAGCTCGTAAGAAGGCAACTTAGAGTGTGCGCCTGCCCGATCAGTCAGTTTGATATTTTTGCTTTAGCAACTTGTTCGAACTCTATTGCTTGTTTGAAATAAATGCAAAAAAACTCGGTTGTACTTTTTAGCTACAAGATTGCAAGTGGAAGATTTTCTGTATTGTATTGTACAGATCTACAATTTATTGCATTAACTTGCTTAATATCACAAACTATAGTACTCCATTTTGTGTTGAATCTCACTCCAGAAATATCTCAAATGACTGTCTTCCTAGTAATAACATTATCTACTTGGAAAATGGTTTTCATAAACTATTGCTTGTTTTTCAATCTAGTGATTAAGATTTAGTTTAGACTAAAGGcccaatttggtccttaacatattatgtttttttttattttggtccaaaacattgtCTTTtgattaccgggtcacaaatccgtcactaccgggtcacaaatctgTCACTAATCCGTGGAGAAACTGATCcatcacaaatccgtcactaattgggagaaactgatccatcacaaatccgtcacaaaTCTGTCACTAATCGGGAGAAAACCGTCATTTTAAGGAAAATCGCTGACTATTACAAATTGATACACGTTTGAGATTTGGGAGGTGTGATTTCCACAATATGTCTTCTCACGATTTTAGCCATGCTATTTGTTTACACATTGCGATgatattattgtgatttttaattatatataatcgGATGATGATGCATATCCAATTAATATACAGAAATATGTGTGTTATTAACAATACATAATATTACATCATCATATGGATATCAAAATATTATCACAGTAATACTAATATGTCAATATATTTTGGGAGCGTATTTTGCATAATATAACATTTGTTTTTGACATTTTGTTGTATATGactattttaatcaatatttaatactccctatgTTCCACTATAAATGAGGCGCTCCAAATCGGACgttgttttgcaaaaataatataaatagttagagtaaagataaagtaagataataatgtatatacaactattttctatattattctctgtgtgactttactttctctctactttaactatttattattattttcgcAAAACAACTGCTAGAAAGAAACGCTTCACTTgtagtgggacagagggaatactTGACTCAAACTttagttataataaaaatatgtacatatttcattttcttatatttatattagaATTTTACTAGCACTAGtatttaaaaatatcacatgCACACATAAAAGTGCTTcaataattaacaaataaaaaactcaacagaaagTATTCAATCATGGTGGCAACGAACTCAATTTTACCGCGAATTCGCTCGGCAAATCGGGCAT is a window of Salvia splendens isolate huo1 chromosome 3, SspV2, whole genome shotgun sequence DNA encoding:
- the LOC121794969 gene encoding succinate dehydrogenase subunit 7A, mitochondrial-like, encoding MAFLLNKTALSALRFNSQKSNDYLALSRRGFHVEPGTREKALLAEDSSLKRFKSHKQGVRRLKVVGDILTVVVVAGCCYEIYDRAVRREESS